In Oscillatoria acuminata PCC 6304, a single window of DNA contains:
- a CDS encoding efflux RND transporter periplasmic adaptor subunit: protein MENPGIQDSQRLYQESDVEWERVEDSEESSGTTGLAAPPRTSDWKKLIVGVGIGVAIAVGGMQLLNNRPQDETAENSSGVAAETPNAQPAANQTVTVAIAESARVERSLDTTGTVQAYDLLPVLPQASGLQIQQVLVDEGEVVEAGQVLAILDDAVERSQITEAEAQIDSARSTVADRQAAIAIAEAAVSQALATQSEAEAAVATAIAAKAEVEAGEGQVMAGLAEATSGVSQAVAAKAEAEAGLEQTRASLAQAQAELAQAERERDRYQQLAEAGAVSTQELETRSTAAENARERVRVAEANIRSAQARIASSDANIASMRSRVVSANSNIEISKARVQSAESNVNSAQARLESAIANVQIARSQLDSARANANSSAASLRSTQARAQQVETQQERTVVRAPKAGIIAERVARVGDVTSNTKQLFSIIANGQLELQVRIPETQLSQIQIGAPVQVTSDADSRINVAGTVREIAPLVDEESRQATVKVSLPSDSILRPGMFLRAGITTSAAQAITIPGKAVLPQADGGAIVYRLVGQDIVQAQPVEVGEVASGSPTDLSSTRVEIRSGLSLGDRVVVEGAAYLKDGDRIRIADDINPTPQVEL, encoded by the coding sequence ATGGAAAACCCAGGCATTCAAGACTCACAGAGGTTGTATCAAGAGTCTGATGTTGAATGGGAGAGGGTAGAGGATTCAGAGGAGTCCTCCGGGACGACGGGCCTTGCCGCCCCCCCAAGAACGAGCGACTGGAAAAAACTCATAGTAGGGGTGGGGATTGGGGTAGCGATCGCCGTCGGTGGAATGCAGCTATTAAATAATAGACCCCAGGACGAAACGGCGGAGAATTCTTCGGGAGTGGCGGCAGAAACGCCGAATGCCCAACCCGCTGCCAATCAAACCGTCACCGTGGCGATCGCAGAAAGCGCCCGAGTAGAAAGGTCCCTAGACACCACCGGAACGGTCCAAGCCTATGACCTTCTGCCCGTACTACCCCAAGCATCCGGCTTGCAAATTCAGCAAGTCTTAGTGGATGAGGGAGAGGTGGTGGAAGCGGGGCAGGTTTTGGCCATCCTAGATGATGCCGTAGAGCGATCGCAAATCACCGAAGCTGAGGCTCAAATCGACTCAGCCCGATCCACTGTAGCAGACCGACAAGCGGCGATCGCCATTGCTGAAGCTGCCGTATCCCAAGCCCTCGCCACCCAATCGGAAGCGGAAGCCGCTGTTGCCACAGCCATCGCCGCTAAAGCCGAAGTAGAAGCCGGGGAAGGACAGGTCATGGCGGGCCTAGCCGAAGCCACATCAGGGGTCTCCCAGGCCGTCGCTGCCAAAGCCGAAGCTGAAGCGGGACTCGAACAAACCCGCGCGAGTCTCGCCCAAGCGCAAGCGGAACTCGCCCAAGCCGAACGAGAACGCGATCGCTATCAACAATTAGCCGAAGCTGGGGCCGTTTCCACCCAAGAACTGGAAACCCGCAGCACAGCGGCTGAAAACGCCCGAGAACGGGTGCGCGTGGCGGAAGCCAATATTAGAAGTGCCCAAGCCCGGATTGCCAGCAGTGACGCCAATATTGCCAGTATGAGGTCCCGAGTGGTCAGCGCCAACTCCAACATTGAGATCAGCAAAGCGCGGGTCCAAAGTGCTGAATCCAACGTGAACAGCGCGCAAGCCCGACTAGAAAGCGCCATTGCCAATGTCCAAATCGCGCGATCGCAACTCGACAGCGCCCGCGCCAATGCCAACAGTTCCGCCGCCAGCCTCCGCAGTACCCAAGCCCGGGCGCAACAGGTGGAAACCCAACAAGAACGCACCGTGGTCCGCGCCCCGAAAGCAGGAATTATCGCCGAAAGAGTGGCCCGAGTTGGGGATGTGACCAGTAATACGAAACAACTGTTTTCGATTATTGCGAATGGCCAACTCGAACTCCAAGTGAGAATTCCGGAAACTCAATTATCCCAGATCCAAATTGGTGCACCTGTTCAGGTTACCTCCGATGCGGATAGCCGGATTAATGTGGCGGGGACTGTGCGAGAAATTGCCCCCTTGGTCGATGAAGAAAGCCGTCAGGCAACGGTTAAAGTCAGTTTGCCCTCAGATTCAATTTTGAGACCCGGGATGTTTTTAAGGGCTGGGATTACCACCAGTGCAGCGCAAGCGATTACCATTCCGGGGAAAGCCGTATTGCCGCAAGCCGATGGAGGGGCGATCGTCTATCGTTTAGTTGGGCAAGATATCGTGCAAGCACAGCCGGTAGAAGTGGGTGAGGTGGCTTCGGGGTCCCCCACAGACCTCAGTAGCACCCGAGTGGAAATCAGAAGCGGACTGTCCCTAGGCGATCGCGTGGTCGTCGAGGGGGCTGCCTATCTCAAAGATGGCGATCGGATTCGCATTGCTGACGATATTAATCCAACTCCCCAGGTTGAGCTTTAG
- a CDS encoding efflux RND transporter permease subunit translates to MSFHISTWSIKSPVPTLVLFLILTVVGWMSFGQLGIDENPNIDIPIVSITVTQTGAGPTELETQVTRKVEDAVAGLGNIDELNSTVTDGISTTTISFILGTDSDRATNDVRNAISQIRQDLPADINDPIVSRLDFAGGPILTYALRSDRRSVEELSDLVDRPIARAILAVPGVAQINRIGGVDREILIELDPVRIKALGITATQINDQIRSLNINLPGGRSQVGGSENTIRTLGSAQTVEALRQNRIVLPSGEAVPLESVANVIDGFAEPQQSARFWSPEGSASPQLQATNPGEIATPVVAFSVLRSTGSTLVTVEEGVRESIQQLQQTLPDDLDFELIFTRANEIRDSYQASIDALVMGCLLTVCVVGLFLWDWRATLITGVALPLSIIPTFMVMGLLDYTLNGMTLLALSLAVGNLVDDAICMIENIDQHLKMGKRPYQAAMDAAQEIGLAVLATTATIVAVFLPVAFMGGIPGQFFQPFGVTVSVSTMFSTLVATTMTPMLSAYLLKDKHSSGQKRRSKKNPMGTASEKISNAPRRKIAPYRTALTWALKHRVITLIIAVAFFIGSLQLVPYIPTGLFNSGDTGLSTVNVELPPGSTLRESDRTAQRTIALLQQHPAVGSVLATVGSGGASRDLNTATLYVNLLPKDAREVSQQVFEQQMREEFTKIPGARISFQSAGAGGSTKDLSIVLKSENPTALQEAADTLERQMREVPGLVEVSSSASVVKPEILIKPDPQRAADLGVSVQAIARTASLATLGDNEANLAKFDLSDRQIPIRVWLSESYRNNLKAIGNLEIPSQSGRLVPLSAVADIVLGSGPAQIDRYDRARQVSIEANLQGVSLGDALAQVEALPGMTLPPGVEQQSSGDAKIMQEIFGRFIGALGLAVLSIFAILVLLYNNFLHPVTIMAALPLSIGGALLGLMVTQKELGLFALIGIVMLMGLVTKNAILLVDCTLANQQNGMRQVPAIIEAGVSRLRPIFMTALSTIAGMMPIALEIGAGGEVRSPMAIAVIGGFSISTLLTLIVVPVLFTYIDGFQNFLKNLINAKSRHRRKLKALQGKKDKIKVLGLK, encoded by the coding sequence ATGTCTTTTCACATCTCCACTTGGTCTATCAAAAGCCCCGTTCCCACCTTAGTCCTGTTTCTAATTTTGACAGTGGTGGGCTGGATGAGCTTTGGTCAGTTGGGTATTGATGAAAATCCCAATATTGATATTCCCATCGTGAGTATTACCGTCACCCAAACCGGTGCAGGACCGACAGAACTAGAAACCCAGGTGACCCGAAAGGTTGAAGATGCCGTTGCCGGGTTAGGGAATATTGACGAACTGAACTCCACCGTCACCGATGGGATATCCACAACCACCATTAGCTTCATCTTGGGAACCGATAGCGATCGCGCCACCAACGATGTTCGGAATGCGATTTCCCAAATTCGCCAAGACTTACCGGCAGATATTAACGACCCCATCGTAAGCCGTCTCGACTTCGCCGGGGGGCCCATTCTCACCTACGCCCTGCGGTCCGATCGCCGCAGTGTGGAAGAATTGAGCGATTTAGTCGATCGCCCGATTGCTCGCGCCATTCTCGCGGTTCCAGGAGTGGCTCAAATCAATCGAATTGGGGGCGTGGACCGCGAAATTCTCATCGAACTCGACCCCGTTCGCATCAAAGCCCTCGGGATTACCGCCACCCAAATCAATGACCAAATTCGCAGCTTAAATATCAACCTTCCCGGGGGTCGTTCCCAAGTCGGTGGCAGTGAAAACACCATTCGCACCCTCGGTTCGGCTCAAACCGTCGAAGCGTTGCGACAGAACCGCATTGTCCTCCCTTCCGGGGAAGCGGTTCCCCTGGAAAGTGTCGCTAATGTCATTGATGGATTCGCCGAACCCCAACAAAGCGCTCGATTCTGGTCCCCCGAAGGCAGTGCCAGTCCCCAACTCCAAGCAACCAACCCCGGGGAAATTGCCACCCCCGTGGTTGCCTTTTCCGTGTTGCGGAGTACCGGCAGTACCCTAGTTACAGTGGAGGAAGGGGTCCGCGAAAGCATCCAGCAACTGCAACAAACCCTACCGGATGATCTTGATTTTGAACTAATTTTTACCCGCGCCAATGAGATTCGGGACTCCTACCAAGCCTCAATTGATGCCTTGGTGATGGGCTGTTTGCTAACAGTTTGCGTAGTGGGTTTATTCTTATGGGATTGGCGTGCCACATTGATTACTGGGGTGGCGTTACCCCTGTCAATCATTCCCACTTTTATGGTCATGGGATTGCTGGATTACACCCTGAATGGGATGACGTTGTTGGCGCTATCTCTAGCGGTGGGAAATTTAGTCGATGATGCAATCTGTATGATTGAAAATATCGACCAACATTTAAAAATGGGGAAAAGACCCTATCAAGCTGCAATGGATGCAGCCCAGGAAATTGGGTTAGCGGTGTTAGCAACAACTGCAACGATTGTGGCGGTCTTTTTGCCGGTGGCATTTATGGGAGGAATTCCCGGTCAGTTTTTCCAACCCTTTGGGGTGACGGTTTCGGTTTCCACTATGTTTTCAACCTTGGTGGCAACCACAATGACGCCAATGTTAAGTGCCTATTTGCTCAAAGACAAGCACTCCTCGGGGCAAAAACGGAGAAGTAAGAAGAACCCGATGGGAACGGCATCGGAAAAAATTTCCAACGCCCCCCGTCGAAAAATTGCGCCCTATCGCACGGCTCTCACTTGGGCGCTAAAGCATCGGGTGATTACGTTGATAATTGCGGTTGCTTTCTTTATTGGCAGTTTGCAGTTAGTGCCTTATATTCCTACGGGCTTGTTTAATAGTGGGGATACGGGGTTGAGTACGGTAAATGTGGAACTGCCTCCGGGTTCTACTCTGCGGGAGAGCGATCGCACAGCCCAACGCACCATTGCCTTGTTACAACAACATCCAGCGGTGGGAAGTGTGTTGGCAACGGTGGGTAGTGGGGGTGCATCCCGAGATTTGAATACTGCAACATTGTATGTAAACTTGTTACCCAAGGACGCCCGGGAGGTTTCCCAACAAGTTTTTGAGCAACAAATGCGGGAAGAGTTTACCAAAATTCCCGGTGCAAGGATTAGTTTCCAGTCTGCTGGGGCGGGGGGAAGTACCAAAGATTTATCGATTGTGCTAAAAAGTGAGAACCCGACCGCTTTGCAAGAGGCGGCAGATACTTTAGAACGACAGATGCGCGAAGTCCCGGGATTGGTAGAGGTGTCTTCCAGTGCATCGGTGGTGAAACCAGAGATTTTGATTAAACCGGACCCCCAACGGGCAGCCGATTTAGGGGTATCCGTCCAGGCGATCGCCCGGACTGCATCTCTAGCCACTCTGGGGGATAATGAAGCCAATTTAGCGAAATTTGACCTAAGCGATCGCCAAATTCCGATCCGAGTCTGGTTATCGGAAAGCTATCGGAATAACCTCAAGGCGATCGGTAATCTGGAAATTCCCAGTCAATCCGGGCGCTTAGTTCCCTTATCGGCAGTAGCGGACATTGTACTCGGCAGTGGTCCTGCCCAAATTGATCGCTATGATCGCGCCCGTCAAGTCTCCATTGAAGCCAATTTACAAGGAGTTTCCCTCGGCGATGCTCTCGCACAAGTGGAAGCCCTACCGGGGATGACACTCCCTCCCGGGGTGGAACAACAATCCTCGGGAGATGCCAAAATTATGCAAGAAATTTTTGGGCGCTTCATCGGGGCATTAGGACTGGCTGTCCTCTCGATTTTTGCCATCTTAGTCCTGTTGTATAACAATTTCTTACATCCTGTAACCATTATGGCGGCCCTCCCCCTCTCTATTGGGGGCGCACTTCTCGGACTGATGGTGACCCAAAAGGAATTAGGACTATTTGCGTTAATTGGGATTGTCATGCTGATGGGATTAGTCACCAAAAACGCCATTCTGTTAGTCGATTGCACCCTCGCCAATCAACAAAATGGAATGCGACAAGTTCCAGCCATTATAGAAGCCGGAGTGTCTCGATTACGACCCATTTTCATGACTGCCCTTTCCACGATCGCCGGAATGATGCCGATCGCCCTGGAAATTGGTGCAGGAGGCGAAGTCCGTTCTCCAATGGCGATCGCAGTCATTGGCGGATTTTCCATCTCTACCCTCTTAACCTTAATCGTCGTCCCCGTATTATTTACCTACATTGATGGATTCCAAAATTTCCTTAAAAACCTGATTAACGCTAAATCTCGTCACCGTCGCAAGTTAAAAGCCCTCCAAGGCAAAAAGGATAAAATCAAGGTTCTGGGCTTAAAATAA
- the ltrA gene encoding group II intron reverse transcriptase/maturase encodes MTVAMNTVKTSLKTTETWNAIPWTKVQRKVFKLQKRIFQAAKSGQDAKARRLQKLLTSSYYARLLAVRKVTQDNQGKKTAGIDGVKSLKPKQRLELAKDLGKHSKAKALRRVWIPKPGRDEKRPLGIPIIRDRAEQALVKQALEPEWEARFEGTSYGFRPGRSAHDAIGRIYASINQGSYYVLDADITKCFDKINHEYLLSKLDCCLQHRRQIKQWLKAGVVDNGIFEDTESGTPQGGVISPLLANIALDGMARLIEELYPKRKGQKVKATLIRYADDFVVISPEIEIINQCKIALENWLKFVGLELKPEKTKICHTLREIEVNGEKVTPGFDFLGFTIRQYPVGKYKSGKTGGANSRLIGHKTHIKPSAKAIKAHSEALKGVIKNHKTAPQAALISRLNPIIRGWSNYYSGVVSMETFNQMDHNIWQQLRAWTVSRCGQANLEKLRKYFHKVTVKIGNGKERNEKWLFQAKDGLSLWKHSYTQITRHTLVKPEASPYDGNWSYWATRRGTSLEVPMRVAKLLKKHSGRCSRCGQYFAMEDLMEVDHIQPLSMGGKDEYRNLQLLHRHCHDKRRLKICRTSSRTNDNGRLN; translated from the coding sequence ATGACAGTAGCAATGAATACGGTTAAAACGAGTTTAAAGACTACGGAAACATGGAACGCAATTCCTTGGACAAAAGTTCAAAGAAAAGTATTTAAGTTGCAAAAACGTATTTTCCAAGCGGCTAAATCGGGACAGGATGCCAAAGCAAGAAGGTTGCAAAAACTTCTAACTTCATCATACTACGCTAGGCTCTTAGCGGTCAGGAAAGTGACCCAAGATAACCAAGGCAAGAAGACGGCAGGGATAGATGGTGTAAAATCCTTAAAACCCAAACAACGTCTCGAACTTGCTAAGGACCTTGGTAAACACTCTAAAGCCAAAGCACTCAGAAGGGTTTGGATTCCCAAACCAGGACGTGATGAAAAGCGCCCATTGGGTATCCCAATCATTAGAGATAGAGCCGAGCAAGCCTTGGTTAAACAAGCCTTAGAACCCGAATGGGAAGCTAGGTTTGAAGGGACGAGCTATGGGTTTCGACCCGGACGCTCTGCTCACGACGCAATAGGTCGTATCTACGCATCCATAAATCAGGGCAGTTACTATGTCCTAGATGCAGATATAACCAAATGCTTCGACAAGATTAACCATGAATACCTACTGTCCAAATTAGATTGTTGTTTACAACACCGTCGCCAAATCAAACAATGGTTAAAGGCAGGGGTAGTGGATAATGGCATATTTGAGGATACTGAAAGCGGGACACCTCAAGGAGGGGTAATAAGTCCACTCCTGGCCAACATTGCATTGGATGGAATGGCCAGGTTAATCGAAGAACTGTATCCAAAAAGGAAAGGTCAGAAAGTCAAGGCCACCTTAATCAGATATGCTGATGATTTCGTAGTAATCTCACCAGAGATTGAAATCATCAATCAATGCAAGATAGCTTTGGAAAACTGGCTAAAGTTTGTAGGACTTGAGCTTAAACCTGAAAAGACCAAAATATGCCACACACTTAGAGAAATCGAAGTAAATGGAGAAAAGGTCACACCAGGATTTGATTTTCTCGGATTTACCATCAGGCAATATCCAGTAGGTAAATACAAGTCCGGGAAAACAGGAGGCGCAAACAGCAGACTAATCGGGCATAAAACCCATATCAAGCCAAGCGCCAAAGCAATCAAAGCCCACAGTGAAGCGCTAAAGGGTGTCATCAAAAATCATAAAACTGCACCCCAAGCGGCTCTGATAAGTAGACTAAACCCAATCATCAGAGGGTGGAGTAATTACTACTCAGGAGTAGTTTCAATGGAAACCTTCAACCAAATGGACCATAATATTTGGCAACAATTGAGGGCATGGACAGTATCAAGATGCGGTCAGGCAAACCTTGAAAAGCTGAGAAAATATTTCCATAAGGTCACGGTTAAAATCGGAAACGGAAAGGAAAGAAATGAGAAGTGGCTGTTTCAAGCAAAAGACGGATTAAGTCTCTGGAAACACTCCTATACTCAAATTACAAGGCATACATTGGTCAAGCCAGAAGCATCCCCGTATGACGGAAATTGGAGTTATTGGGCAACTAGAAGAGGAACCTCATTAGAAGTTCCAATGCGAGTAGCAAAATTGCTTAAAAAGCACTCAGGCCGATGTTCACGTTGCGGACAATATTTCGCAATGGAAGACTTGATGGAGGTTGACCACATCCAGCCACTCTCAATGGGAGGTAAAGATGAATACCGAAATCTACAGTTATTGCATCGGCACTGTCACGATAAAAGACGGCTGAAGATATGCAGAACGTCAAGTCGTACCAATGACAATGGGCGTCTAAACTAG
- a CDS encoding anhydro-N-acetylmuramic acid kinase gives MTRVIGLISGTSVDGIDAAMVNITGTEGDLQVDWIAGTTYPYPEPLRQKILAVCAGEPMSMAELTELDDAIAQTFAHAALTLQGDNSVELIGSHGQTVYHRPPQTPQLGYSLQLGRGAVIAQLTGIPTITNFRAGDIAAGGQGAPLVPKVDLYLLGDRHHYQCVQNIGGIGNVAFIPPQDPSRSPGSESPQMLGWDTGPGNSLIDLAVQYLTNGEATYDQDGAWAAQGVPCQPLLDHWLHHPFFHEPPPKSTGRELFGWDYFRDCLSDAEPYSLTPEDLLATLTELTVEAIAINYRAFLPVPPSRVLLCGGGSRNGYLKQRLQQRLQEIYGQSVAVLTTDEVGVNADFKEAIAFAVLAYWRQQGIPGNLPECTGAKIPTLLGELHVPIL, from the coding sequence ATGACCCGAGTAATTGGCTTAATTAGTGGCACTTCCGTCGATGGTATTGATGCGGCAATGGTGAACATCACCGGAACTGAAGGGGATCTCCAGGTGGACTGGATAGCAGGCACAACCTATCCTTATCCCGAACCCTTGCGACAAAAAATTTTAGCGGTTTGTGCGGGAGAACCGATGTCTATGGCGGAATTGACTGAATTGGATGATGCGATCGCCCAAACTTTTGCTCATGCTGCCTTAACCCTGCAAGGGGACAACTCAGTAGAGTTAATCGGTTCTCATGGACAAACCGTTTACCATCGACCCCCTCAGACGCCACAACTTGGGTACAGTCTGCAATTAGGACGGGGTGCAGTGATTGCTCAACTCACCGGAATTCCTACTATCACTAATTTTAGGGCAGGGGATATTGCCGCAGGAGGACAAGGTGCGCCTCTGGTACCTAAAGTGGACCTCTACCTATTGGGCGATCGTCACCATTATCAATGTGTTCAAAATATTGGTGGCATTGGCAATGTCGCATTTATTCCCCCGCAAGACCCTTCCCGTTCCCCCGGTTCTGAGTCTCCCCAGATGCTGGGATGGGATACGGGTCCTGGGAATAGCCTCATCGATTTAGCGGTTCAATATCTCACTAATGGGGAAGCCACTTATGACCAGGATGGCGCTTGGGCGGCCCAAGGAGTCCCCTGCCAACCCTTACTAGATCATTGGCTTCACCATCCATTTTTCCACGAACCGCCTCCAAAGTCTACGGGACGAGAATTATTTGGATGGGACTATTTTCGGGATTGTTTATCTGATGCGGAACCCTATTCCCTCACACCAGAGGATTTGCTGGCAACGCTAACGGAACTCACCGTAGAGGCGATCGCCATCAACTATCGCGCATTTTTACCCGTCCCCCCCAGTCGGGTCCTGTTATGTGGCGGTGGCAGTCGCAACGGTTATTTAAAGCAACGATTACAGCAGCGCTTACAGGAAATTTATGGTCAATCCGTGGCGGTGTTGACGACGGATGAGGTGGGGGTGAATGCAGATTTTAAAGAGGCGATCGCCTTTGCCGTATTAGCCTATTGGCGTCAACAAGGAATTCCCGGCAATCTCCCAGAATGTACCGGCGCAAAAATTCCCACCCTGTTAGGAGAACTTCATGTTCCCATCTTGTAA
- a CDS encoding Uma2 family endonuclease translates to MVTTPQPTKVIYPDCDGNPMSDNTRQFRWIVVIKENLEILFDEDPNVFVAGDLLWYPEEGNNKLRQAPDVMVAMGRPKGDRGSYKQWEEGNIPPQVVFEILSPGNRLKEMAKKQQFYDRYGVEEYYVFDPDRLDFHGWIRNQAGSLEVIEQPENWTSPRLGIRFELQEEQFTIYRPDGEKFLTPTELAKLAEQQRQEAEQQRQEAEQQRQEAEQQRQEAEQQRQEAQQQRQRAESAEARLRELEARLRELEGEG, encoded by the coding sequence ATGGTAACCACCCCTCAACCTACAAAGGTCATCTACCCCGATTGTGATGGAAATCCGATGTCTGATAATACCCGCCAGTTTCGTTGGATTGTGGTGATTAAAGAGAATTTAGAGATTCTGTTTGATGAGGATCCGAATGTGTTTGTGGCGGGGGATTTGCTTTGGTATCCGGAGGAAGGCAATAATAAACTGCGTCAAGCGCCTGATGTGATGGTGGCGATGGGACGACCTAAAGGCGATCGCGGGTCTTACAAGCAATGGGAAGAAGGGAATATCCCTCCCCAAGTGGTGTTTGAAATTCTCTCTCCCGGAAATCGTCTTAAGGAGATGGCGAAGAAACAGCAGTTTTATGACCGCTATGGGGTGGAAGAATATTATGTTTTCGACCCCGATCGCCTCGATTTTCATGGGTGGATACGCAATCAGGCGGGTTCCCTGGAGGTGATTGAGCAGCCGGAAAATTGGACGAGTCCCCGGTTAGGGATTCGTTTTGAATTGCAGGAGGAACAATTCACTATCTACCGTCCCGATGGCGAGAAATTTCTGACTCCTACGGAGTTAGCCAAACTCGCGGAACAGCAACGTCAGGAGGCTGAACAACAACGTCAAGAGGCTGAACAACAACGTCAAGAGGCTGAACAACAACGTCAGGAGGCTGAACAACAACGTCAGGAGGCTCAACAGCAACGTCAACGAGCGGAGTCAGCAGAAGCACGTCTGCGGGAATTGGAGGCTCGTTTACGGGAATTAGAGGGCGAAGGGTGA
- a CDS encoding Uma2 family endonuclease — translation MVTTPQPTKVIYPDCDGNPMSDNTRQFRWIVVIKENLEILFDEDPNVFVAGDLLWYPEEGNNKLRQAPDVMVAMGRPKGDRGSYKQWEEGNIPPQVVFEILSPGNRLKEMAKKQQFYDRYGVEEYYVFDPDRLDFHGWIRNQAGSLEVIEQPENFTSPRLGIRFELQEEQFTIYRPDGEKFLTPTELAKLAEQQRQRAELAEARLRELEARLRELEGDRHPEG, via the coding sequence ATGGTAACCACCCCTCAACCTACAAAGGTCATCTACCCCGATTGTGATGGAAATCCGATGTCTGATAATACCCGCCAGTTTCGTTGGATTGTGGTGATTAAAGAGAATTTAGAGATTCTGTTTGATGAGGATCCGAATGTGTTTGTGGCGGGGGATTTGCTTTGGTATCCGGAGGAAGGAAATAATAAACTGCGTCAAGCGCCTGATGTGATGGTGGCGATGGGACGACCTAAAGGCGATCGCGGTTCTTACAAGCAATGGGAAGAAGGGAACATTCCTCCCCAAGTGGTGTTTGAAATTCTCTCCCCTGGCAATCGTCTCAAGGAGATGGCGAAGAAACAGCAGTTTTATGACCGCTATGGGGTGGAAGAATATTATGTTTTCGACCCCGATCGCCTCGATTTTCATGGGTGGATACGCAATCAGGCGGGTTCCCTGGAGGTGATTGAGCAGCCGGAAAACTTTACAAGTCCCCGGTTAGGGATTCGTTTTGAATTGCAGGAGGAACAATTCACTATCTACCGTCCCGATGGCGAGAAATTTCTGACTCCTACGGAGTTAGCCAAACTGGCTGAACAACAACGTCAACGAGCGGAGTTAGCAGAAGCACGCCTGCGGGAATTGGAGGCTCGTTTACGGGAACTAGAAGGCGATCGCCATCCTGAAGGGTAG
- a CDS encoding type II toxin-antitoxin system VapC family toxin, with protein MIIVDTGFWVALANKNDNYHEAAKQTFSQYNEPLITTWCVVTETCYFLQARRGVQSSVTFINAMSEGLFQVFEINKPHNISRLKDLMNKYRDVPMDLADASLVLLAEEYKTGRILSLDIKDFSIYQWNNRNYFENLFMS; from the coding sequence ATGATTATTGTTGATACAGGTTTTTGGGTGGCATTAGCGAACAAAAATGATAACTACCATGAAGCGGCTAAACAAACTTTTAGTCAATATAATGAACCTCTGATTACTACATGGTGTGTCGTCACGGAAACTTGCTACTTTTTACAAGCTCGTCGGGGAGTTCAATCTTCAGTTACGTTTATTAATGCTATGTCAGAGGGATTATTTCAAGTTTTTGAAATTAATAAGCCTCACAATATCTCCAGACTCAAAGATTTGATGAATAAATATCGCGATGTTCCGATGGATTTAGCAGACGCCTCCCTCGTTCTGTTAGCAGAGGAGTACAAAACCGGACGAATTTTATCATTAGACATTAAGGATTTTAGTATTTATCAATGGAATAACAGGAATTATTTTGAGAATCTTTTCATGTCTTAA